The Halogranum gelatinilyticum genome includes a window with the following:
- a CDS encoding BolA family protein — MDLSEIEQLIEAGIEDSEATVSQPRSPDQNHEDAHFAAVVVSPAFADKSLVQQHQMVYDALGDHMTTDIHAMEIKTYTPEEYEQHASSE, encoded by the coding sequence ATGGATCTCTCGGAAATCGAGCAGCTCATCGAAGCCGGTATCGAGGACAGCGAGGCGACGGTCTCCCAGCCGCGCAGCCCCGACCAGAACCACGAGGACGCCCACTTCGCGGCGGTCGTCGTCTCCCCCGCCTTCGCGGACAAGAGCCTCGTCCAGCAACATCAGATGGTCTACGACGCGCTCGGCGACCACATGACGACGGACATCCACGCGATGGAGATCAAGACCTACACGCCCGAGGAGTACGAGCAGCACGCCTCGTCCGAGTAG